The Poecile atricapillus isolate bPoeAtr1 chromosome 6, bPoeAtr1.hap1, whole genome shotgun sequence genome contains the following window.
TACAAAGAGCCCCAGGTGGGTGACCCGAGGGGTTGCCAGCCCCGGAGCAAAGTCCAGCTGGAGGCTGAGCACCCTTGGGAAGCTGGCAGGCTGCCTGCATGCTGCCACACAGACTCTGTGGCAGGCAGGGATCCGACTGGAGCCTGCATGGAGGACAGTGGGCAGCGCTTACCTCGGAAAGGGATGCTTGCATAGCGGCGCAGGTTCCCCTCCAGCTGGGCATAGTCCACCTCCTGCGTGGGTGAGAAAGGGGTGGCGATGGGTGGGAAGATACCCCCAAGATTGAGTGAGGGCTCTGATCCCTGGGGGGTGCTGAGCCCCCGGCACTGCCTGGGGGCTGCCCagtgcagagctgccaggacaggCCGGAGGGAGGAGGCGAGGCGGGTGCTGAATGCCATGGTGGCTGGGTGCTGCCgctggctgtgctgcttgcCTCACCGAGGGGCTGTTAATGTTTGACCGGGCACGTGAGGGACCCGCAATCCTGCTGGGCAGATGACATGGGGGGTGGTACCAGATGAACTCAGGATGTTCTTCCCCCTTCAGGAGCTAGCTGCAAGAAGCTCAGCGCCCCTCCAGGTGAGCTTTGGTCACCATGGCCATGCTTTCCCTTCTGCTTGCCAACCCTGGCAGCCATCTCTCTGCGTCatccagggctgggctgcaagACCAGGGAGGGACCGGGCACTGCAAGCAGTCCCAGGGCTTTGGTCAGGGATCACCCGATCTGGCTGTCAGTGTAGGGTCTCCTGTAAATGGGTGAGTGTGAGCATTTCCATATAGggagcagtgagcactgcacTCAGCATGTGTGCAAAGGAACCACATGTTCCCCAGTcatggctgcagcaggaaaaacagaaagacaaGAAGCCATCCAACCCCACAGAGTGGCTGTCCAGCATGGGTACAgatgctgctctgggcacagccccagcctccaGCTGTTGTGCTGACTCCAGCACAACATCGActcaggctgagctgtgctctgtgtatttttcctcccagagcTTGCCCAGGTGGGACTTTGAAGGACTGTGAGCAATCAGGATGTCCTGCAGTGAGGAGTCCTGTCCTTGAACCACTTGGTGTCACCAGTACTTGAGTCCTAGTGATAGGAGGCAGGGCTCACCATGCTGCCAAATAACCCTGTCCCAGGATAACCCAGCTTTCCCAGGCCCGTCAGCCCTGGTGCAGGCTGCCCAATCTCAAAGCCACCTGGAGCCAAACGCTGCTCTTTGCCGACTTTTATTGACACACAAAAGTCTTGTCTGGATCCTGCTCCttggagctgagcccagcctCTGGCCCTGCCTGGTGCCATCATGCAGGGACCTCCATCTCCACCTGTGGCTGCTCCTTGGTCTCCAGTGCCTGGCGTGTGTCCACCTGCCACTGCTGCACCAGGTCTGTTGGGGTCTTGCCAGCCTGCAAGAGTGGGCAGAGAGAGGCTGGGCACAGGATGATGCAACATGGTGGGGCAGCAAATGGCCTCGGTGCTGGCCCCACACACTCACCACATTCTTGGCCATCATATCAGCCCCGTGCAGGATCAGTGTTTTGATGATCTTGTAGCGACTGAGCCGTGTGGCATCATGCAGCGCTGTGTCGCCTTCCTGTGGGAGACACAGCTTCACTGGAGATTGTAGTCCAGGGACAAGGAccctctgcctgtccccagcactgctctccagccccCAGCACACCAACCTCCACATGGATAAGGGGGACTGTTCCTGTCCCAgacctggctgtggctgcaACCACCCTGGGGCAGGATTGtgtgtgtccagatgtgcccTACTGAAGGTGCTGGAAGCCCTTGGAGGGGTCAGCAAAGGGAGGGGGATCAGTGTTGCCCCCCAGTGATGCCTGCATGGCTGCAGCACTCACCCTGTCTGGGGCATTGATATCCACCCCGCAGTGGATGAGATGTTCCACAATGTCAGGGTGTCCAGTTCGGGTGGCCACATGAAGGGGTGTGCTGAGCAGCTTGAGGGGGGATGAGATGAACATCAGGGGGGATCAGGACCCACACCTGCTAACCCAACAGAGGGTCAGCTCTGATACTCTAGGGTATGCCCCTGCTTCTGGCACAACCTTGTgacctgctctgccctgctcaccTTGTCCTTCACATTGAGGTCTGCCCCACGGTCCTGCAGCAGTTTGACAGCATCCAGGTGCCCACCCCGGCAGGCCCAGTGCACAGCAGTGCAATCCAGCTGGACATACAGCGTTGTGTCATGGTGGGGGACACCCCTAccctgtgtctgtcccctgccccagaagGTCCCTGTGCTTGAGGTGAGctggcagagccctgcctgcagccacctctGTGATGGGGACAGCACTGCCCCACTGCAGggtccccagtgctgctgtagTTCTGGCTGCAATACACCCAGATGCTCAGACCAGCGTGAACTGGAAGCAGGATTCAGCCTCACCCGGTCCCTGAAGTCAACAGTGGCCCCACTGTCCAGCAGCTTCTGCAGGATTTCCATGTGTCCCTCCAGCGAGGAGCGGTGCAGGGCTGTGCGGTGGAACTGGGAGACAGGGTGGCACATTGGCGGATGGATGCATCCTCCCCTGCCCAGTCTGGTTGTacccccagccctgtgccaagCGTCCCAGCCCTCATCCACAGGCATggtgggcacagctgcaggactTGGTGGCATGACACAATGTGGGGGGCAACCAGTGGCTGCCAGGGATGCTACCTCATCACATGTGTCGGGTGAGCCACCATCTCCCAGAAACTTGTCGATGATGTGCATcttgccctggacagcagctcgCAGGAAGGTCTCTGGCTCCACAGGACCGTCCTGGCAATGGGACAggctcagagctggggcagcacaggggtGCAGGAGAGAGGACAATATGGgcccccctgccctgcttccCCAGGGAGGTTTCTGAGTGGCAGGGTGACCAGGGGGCTGGTCTGTGGGTGGTCCAGCAACTATGCCAGCAGCCCCCCTCCCGCATCTTGGGACCCCCCTGACGTACAATCTCCAGGGGCTCAGGTGGCGGAGTGGGCTCGGGGGTGGCCGCCCGCTCTGCCCGGCGCTGCCGGCGCTGCTTGCGGAGCTCGATGAGTCGTTGGATGCTCCCCACATCGATGATCTCCCGCCTTAGGTCCACTGAACTCCTCCGCACCTTCTCCTGGCCCTGGTGAGCACACACAGTGCCCCGTTTGACTTGTCTGTCACCAGCCACCCCTGGGCACCCTGCACCCCAACCCACTCACCTTGATGGCCTCAAGGCCCCAGTTCCTGGGGCCACAGCgtttctcctcctccagctcaggCGTGTTCATCCGCTCCACAGCTGGTGGCTCCCGTGCACCATCCCCTTTGAGTTTCTGCacaagcacagcagctgctgcatggTCTTGtctgggcacagagctgccccACTCCCTCCATCCTCAGCCTGCTGGGGAAGGTGGCTCTGGGCATGGCTCCACTTGCTGCTGAGGTCTGCGGGATGCTTGACAGCCCTTGGGCTTGCGCttgcctgcccaccctgcttGGTAAGCTGGGCACCTGCTGGCTGCTCAGTTCTGCCCCTTGGGCTAGAGCTGCTGGGTTGGGAACTTGATCCCCCTGAGAGCCCTCGGACAGTTTCATATATTCCCCAGGATGGCAAGGTCAGTGCCAGCCTCTTCACATCCCTAAGGATGGACAGAGTACAATGGGGGTTCCTACTACAGCCCAGGAAGGTTCCCCTGTCCTATGGACccacctcctccttctcctcttctgccAGCTTCTGCTCGATGAGCTCCTTGGCCCGTTCCACATCCAGCTCCATGTCTGCCCACAGTGCACAGTCCTGTGCAGGATGTGTCCTCTTCTTCTTGCTACCACAGGCAGGGAGTTCCCAGTCCTGGTTCCTGGTGCTGCCGGCAGCTTCGCTGTCCGTGGGGCTTTATGCTGCTGGCCCCTCTGTCCCACAGCCCAAGGGCACcaacagctgtggctgctccacaTGACTGGGGCAGCTTTGCCATGAGCTCACCCTCCTGCTTTCTGGTGGCCCTGACtcacctctccagccccacactCTCTTAAAGAGACCCCCCCACAAACACCCCGGGTTGACCAGAACACCTGTGCTTGTTATGGGGAGCTGCGGTGTGCAGAACCTGTGACAGCCAGTCAAAAGAGGCTCAGCAGATCCAGGGTCACCCCATAGGCATGGCACCTATGCCTGCGTCACTCACCCTGGGCAAGCAAGATGCTCCCATGGCTTCCATCACCCCATCTCTGTGCAgtcagatgctgcagcagccaccAACATTGCCCGAGGCTTCCTGGCACCTTGGACAGGGCAGGGATCTGGGGGGTAGCCTGTCCACCCCAAAGGGAGGCAAGGGGTCCCCTTAAGCctctcagccagcagcaggcagcatgGGATGCCAGGAGTCATGgcccctctgtgctgctttaGAGGATGACCTCAGGTGTGGAACATTCcgagcagccctgccagggtccctgaggctgcctggcctcccccacagcacatggcagcctggcagcaggagacTGGCCTCACATGGGGCCAGCAGGCATTGCCGGCAGCTATTCCCAGCAGCAACAACATTGTTCAACCCTCCTGAGCACTCCCCCCTTGTAAGATGAGGCCAACACTGCCTTGTGCTGGGACAGTTAATGCGCTGGGCACCATCCATGCACAGGACCTAGGGGAGGGACAGACAGCTACACGTCACTGTTACCCTCCTGGGCACTACCCAGGGCCATCCTTGGGTGCCCTGCCCCATGAGTGTGACAGCCTCCCACAGCAGAGAGACACTATTTTCACCAGGGCAGGCCATGGTGGCCATGAAGGTTATCTTGGGGCTGTTCCCCTCCACGGACTGTCCCACTTAGCTCAAGGGCAGACACAAGCTTAAACCTCCAGAGGGGAAGCACCAGGAAATGGAGGTGgtggaaaagcagctggaatGACAACAGGACAATGCTGGGGAAGGGTCCTGGCAGGCTGGCAGGACAGGGTCAGGGTGGCACtagggagcagagctgggacatccaggcTACCCTTGACCTCCCTGTGCCCATTCTGACATGGGAGCAGATAcaggacaggcacagggacCTCCCAAGGCTATGAGTTACAGCCCCCTCCAGCCTGTCCCAAGGCCAGAGAAAGGATGAAAAGGCTTTATTGATAAATACAGACTATGTACAGAGGGGAGACATCtccacccagcccagcaccccACGGGTCTCCTGGCCAGGGGGAATCCAGAGCCCAGTGGGTCACAGCCTCTCCCTGCCGGCACAGCCTGGCAGAggagccccagccccagagacaTTTGGTCTCGAACCTCCTTCAGCAAACACGGCGCCTGCCCGTGTCCCCAACCAAGGGGCGCCACTGTGGTGGCACAGCCCCATGCAGACCTTCTGAGGGGTCACCTGTGTGGAGGGCAGCCTtggggggagcaggagcagctccagatgGGCCAGAACACAGCACAGGGATCCCCAGAGGCTCCACTGTCCCCCAAGCCCCCTGCCCTCTCCCCTCAACCAGTAGGGGGTGGCTCAGTTCCTGGGTGGAAGGGGCTGGTTGACAATCACTTGCACAACAAAATCCTTCTGGATCTTGGTCTCCTGCAGTCGTGTGCGATCAGTGAGCAGCTTGCCTGAGAAGAACCACCGCTGCCAGGCCAGGTCAATAccctcctgtgcctgcagctgcttcttCAGCTGCCCGATGGTGTCACTCATACTGGCGCTGAGCCGCAGGTCCTTGCCGGTGGAGAGACGCACCTTGAGGGTGAACTCCCGCCGGGCATTGGGCAGAGGTTCAGCCGGTTCCACTGCCTCCTCCTCGCTCCGCTCCAGGATCAGGTTGACGGGGGGTGCAAGGCAGTAGACTGGCAGCTGGTACCGGTTGCCCAGCTCATCATAGCACTCCGTcagggaccctggggacagcaggataAAATGCTAAAGGTGGGCATCCCTGTGAACCACCCAAAtggggacagggccaccccAAGCAGTGTGGCACAGCCTGCCTTACTCCCTTCggctgggctgagctctggaTGGCAGGTGGGAGCCCCTTTCTACTCCAGCTTGGGACCCCCATGTGCCCAGATATGGGGCAGTCAGCACACACTCCACCCAAACCCCCAGTGCTGACCCTCACCATGGGGCAGGGTAATGCTGGCTCCATCAAGGATggcctgggccaggctgtggtCATTGGCTTCCACAGCATAGGCAGCTGCCTTCAGAGCATCCCAGATCTCCTTGCGGCCTTCAAAGGCGGGTGCTGTGTCCCAAAACTCGTCCCGCTTGCTGCGCAGCTGCCCGTCTGTCATGGGGTAGTCACTCTTCCACTTGGGACACTCCTTCTTCAGGGGCTCATTGCGGCCTGCAGAGGGGAGATATTCAGCCATAGGACAGGGTTTCCCCACAGTTCCCAAGCCCCCCATCTCCCATACCCACAGGTTCTTCCTGAGGACCTCCTGCACTGCAGCAGGGGTCTGAGGGACCACCCTGTCCAGTGAAGAACAGCCCCCAATGTAAGGGGTAACTGGGCTAAAGCTAGTCCAGCCCAAGATCCCACTGGTCCCTCAGCAGTTGTTCCCCCACCCTTTGCCCTCAGAGGTGACAAGGGCTCTTGCTTCCTTATTTGGGGGACCAGTCGCTGCCCTGTAGGGTGGCCATAGGGCCTCGGGGCCCTTTGAGGCAGAGCAGTATTTATAGCTTGGGGAATTAGCCAGGAAATAAGCTGGTGAGTCAGAACGAGAAGGGGATTACAAAGGCTGAGCTGTACCAAAGGGGGGTCAGGACTTCACCGTCCCCTCTGCCCACCCCAGGATGACAGGGACCAGCTGCAGGCAAGACAGCAGGCACACAGCGTCCCGGGCATCAGGGGGACAGGGGGCATCGCTGCCAGACTGCAGCTGCCCAGCAACGGGCTGAACTGAGCTGGCTCTCCACAAAAACAGCCCCATACCACATCCCCATGGACCTCCAGCATTGCCCAGGGATCTGAGCCACCCCAATGCCAGTCCTAGATCACCATGCCCTCACTAAACTGGGCTGAGACCCTGTGGGAACAGCCCTGTTCCAGTGGCCACACAGCCAGGCCAGACACGTGGGGCAGGAAGGAGCTGTTGTCActcccagctgagctggggacaAGGAATGATAACAGCTCCTTCCTGTCACCCCTCTCCCTGAGCTGGCCAGGCAGCACCCCTTCTGTGGGGACAGGATGAGGGGAAAGTGAGGCTCCAGCTGGGCAGGAAGATGCCTGTGCCCACACAGTGACCTGCCAGGCAAGGTGATGCCACACACCTCAGTCACCAGAGACAGCCACCACTGCCAGCCAAGGTCCCCgggcagctgctcctgagcaAGTGTGTGGTGACACAAGGCACTACATGACCTTTTCAATGATACCAGCCTTGCCTCACCCTACCCAAGACCACTGGAGCCAGCATTGCATTTGCTTTCCAGCAAGCACCCACCTCAGGGGTCCCCAAGGGGCAAGCtaccccagggctgggcactgagcatccctggcaggcagcatcCTGCCCACATCCCTGGAGGAGCAAGGGCAGCcggctgcagccagtgctgccgATTCAGCAGTCACGGTGCTGGGCCAGAGGGATTTGCAGCACCACAGGACACAGCAAGGTCAGAGGCAACACCTGCCCCAGGAGGGCAGTGGAGAAGTGTCCACAGCCAGCCTGAAGGACATGTCTGGGATCATGTCCCTACATTGCTGTGGCCATCAGGCTGGGGCACATGTCCTCACAGCCAGGACTCCCGGCCAGCActcccagccagcagcattGCCCCGGCTCTGCTTGCAGCAAAGGGAAGAGGCTGgcccaggacaggcagcaggattggaGCTGTGGGGGTCGGCtgtggcagggagcagggacaggctgtggCTGCCTAGTGTGTACAGGCATGCCCAGCAGCCTTGCCCAGGTAGGCAGGGGCTTATGCCTTGTCTATTTATTGCTACCGCCCAGCCAGGCCTGCACCTTCTAatcacctcctgctgctctATTCCTGGCCCCTTGTGCAACTCtccacagcagcaccaccagaCAGGTCCATCCGCTCGCTGTGCCCGGACTCGAGCCAACAGGATCTGGCTGGCAGCCTGCTACATcctgccctgtgcctgcagcacctTGCCTGTGGCTCGGCCCCCCGAGGTGCCCTGGTGAGGGATCCCCAGCAGGAGGATGTGACCCGAAGgcttccctgccctgggcttgCTCCCTGCCCGCAGAAGCCTTAGGCAGCCCCAGGTGACAGGTCCTGGAGGCCCCAGAGAAGATGTCAGCCAGATGGCACACACTACTGCTTCCAGCAGTGCAGGCAGGGTTGGGATGCTGTGTGCCACGGGCATCCCCAGCTCCGGCTGCGGTAAGCTGGCCAACCCAGGGACAATGCTGTCACCTGCTGCCAGGAGCCTTTGCAGGACCCTGCAACAGGGGGTCACAACAAGGCCCAGCCAGGGCAGAAGCTGGCCAGGCAGGTAGGCCGTTAGCAGGGCCCCTGTGGTAGCAGAGGTGGGCAGGCAGAGCCCCCCTCCCTGCTGACAGTAGGTCATGTACCGGGACCTGCTGGCCCTGGGTAGTGTCCCCATACTGCTGTTGAGGGCAGCTGCAGACTTGCTTCATTCTCCACCTGGGAGCTGAGCAGCCTCCATGGGCTGGTGACACCATGCAAGCAAAGGCAGAAACCAACCAGAGCACCTGGCACAAGGGacagccctgctctcccagaAGTGACATACTgcaagaaagcagcagcagcaactgcCAGCAGTATAGCAGGAAGGGACCATGACCCATCCCAGAAGAGCAAGTGGGGATGCAGACACAGACTTTGCAGCCAGTTATTGCCTGGCATGGGAGGGAATCACACAGATCCAGATGTTGGGATCTTACCCCACCCCCCCATCACAGCAGCCTGAGCTACAAGGCAATGACCCCACATCCTGCCAAGCTGAGGGAACAGTCAGCCAGGGACCCCAGGCCTCACTGATAACCGCAAAAAAGGCACTCCTAGGGGGCAAAGTGTGTCGGGGTGGGACGGTTAT
Protein-coding sequences here:
- the ANKRD2 gene encoding LOW QUALITY PROTEIN: ankyrin repeat domain-containing protein 2 (The sequence of the model RefSeq protein was modified relative to this genomic sequence to represent the inferred CDS: deleted 1 base in 1 codon), with product MAKLPQSCGAATAVGALGLWDRGASSIKPHGQRSCRQHQEPGLGTPACGSKKKRTHPAQDCALWADMELDVERAKELIEQKLAEEEKEEKLKGDGAREPPAVERMNTPELEEEKRCGPRNWGLEAIKGQEKVRRSSVDLRREIIDVGSIQRLIELRKQRRQRRAERAATPEPTPPPEPLEIDGPVEPETFLRAAVQGKMHIIDKFLGDGGSPDTCDEFHRTALHRSSLEGHMEILQKLLDSGATVDFRDRLDCTAVHWACRGGHLDAVKLLQDRGADLNVKDKLLSTPLHVATRTGHPDIVEHLIHCGVDINAPDREGDTALHDATRLSRYKIIKTLILHGADMMAKNVAGKTPTDLVQQWQVDTRQALETKEQPQVEMEVPA
- the UBTD1 gene encoding ubiquitin domain-containing protein 1 is translated as MGGCVGRQRRERPAAGGNTRKRAGRNEPLKKECPKWKSDYPMTDGQLRSKRDEFWDTAPAFEGRKEIWDALKAAAYAVEANDHSLAQAILDGASITLPHGSLTECYDELGNRYQLPVYCLAPPVNLILERSEEEAVEPAEPLPNARREFTLKVRLSTGKDLRLSASMSDTIGQLKKQLQAQEGIDLAWQRWFFSGKLLTDRTRLQETKIQKDFVVQVIVNQPLPPRN